Proteins from one Halopseudomonas pelagia genomic window:
- the mrcB gene encoding penicillin-binding protein 1B, giving the protein MARKRKASKKQGFWRRWSGLMIKLGLVGLVLLAGLTIYLDAVVQEKFSGKRWAVPAKVFARPLELYVGQQLSRDDFITELSALGYRTSSAVRQPGQMSASASQVDVHTRGFQFFEGTEPSQRLSVRFNGRQVAALSGSNDPVMARMEPLMIGGIYPAHNEDRILVRLDQTPPYLVEALIATEDRDYFQHFGVSPKGIARAMYVNMVAGGVVQGGSTLTQQLVKNFYLTSERSLLRKGTEAIMAVLLELHYSKEEILEAYLNEVFLGQDGRRAVHGFGLASQYYFAQPLHELQLHQVALLVAMVKGPSYYNPRRHTERAKARRDLVIGMLAEQGMISPELAAEAQKQDLDVSVRGSMADTSYPAFMDLVKRQLKEDYRDEDLTSEGLRIFTSFDPLLQNKAEKAVQSTVKRLGPADGDVPIEAAMVVTSAQAGEVLALVGGKDPRYSGFNRALDASRPIGSLIKPAIYLTALEKPERYSLTTLVEDAPITLQAEPGKTWTPQNYGRTSHGWVPLYKALANSYNQAAVRIGMDVGVPEVLRTVERLGVQHDWRPLPAMLLGSGAMTPMQVTDMFQTIATGGYSTPLRSIRNVLDAEGEPLRPYPFETQQRFEPATIYLLQEGMSRVMTQGTGRSAYNHVASDVRLAGKTGTTNDLRDSWFAGFSDDLVAVSWLGRDDNGPTRLTGASGALQVWNAFMGEAHPRSLSNVPPAGVVMAWIDETTGLGSDQSCPGAIQSAFRSGYEPLPGPGCKTLMDTEGLKEGANKVLDTIRGWLQ; this is encoded by the coding sequence ATGGCTAGAAAACGCAAGGCAAGCAAAAAGCAGGGTTTCTGGCGTCGCTGGTCGGGCCTGATGATCAAGTTGGGTCTGGTCGGATTGGTGTTGTTGGCAGGTCTGACTATTTATCTGGATGCGGTGGTGCAGGAGAAGTTCTCCGGTAAGCGCTGGGCTGTGCCGGCGAAGGTGTTCGCCAGGCCGCTGGAGCTGTATGTCGGCCAGCAACTGAGTCGTGATGACTTTATTACTGAGCTGTCCGCATTGGGTTATCGGACGTCGTCTGCGGTTCGTCAGCCGGGGCAGATGTCGGCGTCAGCAAGTCAGGTGGACGTACATACCCGCGGGTTCCAGTTCTTCGAAGGCACGGAGCCCTCGCAACGCTTGAGTGTGCGTTTCAACGGACGCCAAGTGGCTGCGCTGTCAGGTAGCAACGACCCGGTGATGGCGCGCATGGAGCCGTTGATGATCGGTGGTATCTATCCCGCGCACAACGAAGACCGCATTCTGGTGCGTCTGGATCAGACGCCGCCGTATCTGGTTGAAGCGCTGATTGCTACCGAAGATAGAGATTATTTCCAGCATTTTGGTGTGTCGCCCAAAGGCATCGCGCGGGCCATGTATGTGAACATGGTCGCCGGCGGGGTAGTGCAGGGCGGCAGTACGCTGACGCAGCAACTGGTGAAGAACTTCTACCTTACCAGTGAGCGCAGCCTGTTGCGCAAAGGCACAGAGGCCATCATGGCCGTGTTGCTGGAGTTGCATTATTCCAAGGAAGAAATTCTCGAAGCCTATTTGAACGAGGTGTTCCTCGGTCAGGATGGGCGCCGCGCCGTACATGGTTTTGGCCTGGCCAGTCAGTATTACTTCGCTCAGCCGCTGCATGAACTGCAACTGCATCAGGTCGCGTTGCTAGTGGCTATGGTCAAGGGGCCTTCCTATTACAACCCGCGACGGCACACCGAGCGGGCCAAGGCGCGGCGGGATCTGGTAATCGGCATGTTGGCCGAGCAGGGCATGATCAGTCCGGAGCTGGCTGCAGAAGCGCAGAAGCAGGATCTGGATGTGTCGGTGCGCGGCAGCATGGCCGACACCAGCTATCCGGCCTTTATGGATCTGGTCAAACGCCAGCTCAAGGAAGACTATCGGGATGAAGATCTGACCAGCGAAGGTCTGCGCATTTTCACCAGCTTTGATCCCCTGCTGCAGAACAAGGCAGAAAAAGCGGTGCAGTCGACCGTCAAGCGGCTTGGTCCTGCTGATGGTGACGTACCGATTGAGGCGGCCATGGTGGTAACCAGCGCGCAGGCCGGCGAGGTGCTGGCACTGGTGGGCGGCAAGGATCCGCGCTATTCCGGCTTCAACCGGGCCCTGGACGCGTCGCGTCCGATTGGCTCGTTGATCAAGCCGGCGATCTACTTGACTGCCCTGGAGAAGCCCGAGCGCTATTCGTTGACCACACTGGTTGAAGACGCGCCTATCACGCTGCAGGCCGAGCCCGGCAAAACCTGGACGCCGCAGAACTATGGTCGTACCAGTCACGGCTGGGTGCCGCTATACAAGGCTCTGGCCAATTCCTATAACCAGGCCGCCGTGCGTATTGGTATGGATGTTGGTGTGCCCGAGGTGCTGAGAACCGTGGAGCGGCTGGGCGTCCAGCATGATTGGCGGCCCTTGCCGGCAATGTTGTTGGGATCCGGCGCGATGACCCCGATGCAGGTAACGGACATGTTCCAAACCATCGCTACCGGCGGCTACAGTACGCCGCTGCGGTCGATTCGCAATGTGCTGGATGCCGAGGGTGAGCCGTTACGGCCGTATCCGTTCGAGACCCAGCAACGCTTCGAGCCGGCGACCATCTATCTGTTACAGGAGGGTATGAGCCGGGTGATGACTCAAGGTACTGGCCGCTCGGCCTACAACCATGTGGCCTCTGATGTCAGACTGGCCGGTAAGACCGGTACCACCAATGATCTGCGCGATAGCTGGTTCGCCGGGTTTTCCGATGATCTGGTTGCGGTGAGTTGGCTGGGCAGGGATGATAACGGTCCTACGCGACTAACAGGTGCTTCAGGCGCGTTGCAGGTATGGAATGCGTTTATGGGCGAAGCCCATCCACGCAGTTTGTCCAACGTCCCGCCTGCTGGCGTGGTCATGGCCTGGATAGATGAAACGACCGGTCTCGGCAGTGATCAGAGCTGCCCGGGTGCGATTCAATCCGCATTCCGTTCTGGCTATGAGCCCTTGCCTGGCCCAGGCTGCAAAACGTTGATGGATACTGAAGGCCTGAAGGAAGGCGCCAATAAGGTGCTGGATACGATTCGCGGCTGGCTGCAATAA
- a CDS encoding AAA family ATPase — MSQTLLKALQNPDLYDHPVSGFTVIETHISWVLLTGDFVYKIKKPVNFGFLDYSSLEQRQHFCHEEVRLNRRLAPDLYLGVVAVHGTETAPSLNSDGPVIEYMVKTRQFQQEDLLGNLQRAGALTTDHIDSLATRLASFHLEIDHASLDSPWGEPEKLHEPVADNFVHIRPLLSEASDLAQLDQLEQWAHTTFQRLIPQLAQRKAEGFVRECHGDIYLDNVTLIDGQVTLFDGIEFNEAFRWTDVMGDVAFMVMDLEDRGLTKLAQRFLNGYLEHTGDYAGLALLDYYKAYRAMVRAKVALLRLTQDGVSEAERQEVLDRYHSYTDLAERYTHVPLRFGLLTHGISGSGKSTVALHLVEQLGAIRIRSDVERKRLFGAEGGRGVNEGLYAPERSEQTYARLAGLASQILAAGYPVIVDATNLKQAQRSILRQAVEDQGAPCLILHCDAPLETIETWMQKRREDGRDPSDGDIEIARQQKAHTEELTQEEQPISLQVATDSTDSMAKLVAQLRQRF, encoded by the coding sequence GTGAGCCAGACACTGCTTAAAGCACTGCAGAATCCCGACCTCTATGACCATCCCGTCAGCGGTTTCACCGTGATAGAGACGCATATCTCCTGGGTGCTGCTGACCGGCGACTTCGTCTACAAAATCAAGAAGCCGGTCAATTTCGGCTTTCTCGACTATTCAAGCCTTGAGCAGCGCCAGCACTTCTGTCATGAAGAGGTACGTCTGAACCGTCGCCTGGCGCCAGACCTGTACCTGGGCGTGGTAGCCGTGCATGGCACTGAGACCGCACCCAGTCTCAATAGTGACGGACCGGTTATCGAATATATGGTCAAGACCCGGCAGTTCCAACAGGAAGACCTGCTGGGTAACCTGCAGCGCGCCGGCGCCCTGACCACAGACCATATCGACAGTCTGGCCACCCGACTCGCCAGCTTCCACCTGGAGATTGACCATGCCTCACTGGACAGCCCTTGGGGCGAACCGGAAAAGCTGCATGAGCCGGTGGCCGACAATTTCGTCCATATTCGACCGCTGCTTAGCGAGGCCAGTGACCTGGCGCAACTCGATCAGTTGGAACAGTGGGCGCATACTACCTTCCAACGCCTGATTCCCCAACTGGCACAACGCAAGGCCGAAGGTTTTGTACGTGAGTGTCACGGTGATATCTATCTGGACAATGTCACCCTGATCGACGGGCAAGTGACTCTGTTTGACGGCATCGAGTTCAATGAGGCCTTCCGTTGGACCGATGTGATGGGCGATGTCGCTTTCATGGTCATGGACCTTGAAGACCGCGGCCTGACAAAATTGGCCCAGCGCTTTCTCAATGGTTATCTGGAGCACACCGGCGATTATGCAGGCCTGGCGTTGCTTGACTATTACAAAGCCTACAGAGCGATGGTCCGTGCCAAGGTCGCACTGCTGCGCCTAACCCAGGACGGCGTCAGCGAGGCAGAGCGGCAGGAAGTATTGGACCGGTACCATAGCTACACCGATCTGGCCGAACGTTACACCCATGTGCCACTGCGCTTTGGACTACTGACCCACGGCATCTCCGGTTCAGGTAAAAGCACGGTAGCGCTGCATCTGGTCGAGCAATTAGGCGCAATCCGCATCCGTTCCGACGTCGAACGCAAACGGTTGTTCGGCGCGGAGGGTGGCCGCGGGGTGAATGAGGGGCTTTACGCACCGGAACGCAGCGAGCAAACCTATGCGCGCCTCGCCGGCCTGGCGAGCCAGATTCTGGCTGCAGGTTATCCGGTTATCGTCGATGCCACCAACTTGAAACAGGCTCAGCGCAGCATCCTGCGTCAGGCGGTAGAGGACCAGGGCGCGCCCTGTCTGATTCTGCACTGCGATGCGCCACTGGAGACCATCGAAACCTGGATGCAGAAGCGTCGGGAAGACGGGCGCGATCCATCTGACGGCGACATCGAGATTGCTCGCCAACAAAAGGCGCACACCGAAGAGCTCACCCAGGAAGAACAACCCATCAGCCTGCAGGTAGCCACTGACAGCACAGACAGCATGGCCAAACTGGTTGCGCAATTGCGCCAGCGGTTCTGA
- a CDS encoding tetratricopeptide repeat protein, with amino-acid sequence MMKKMGLLAGLIVFLAGCAGGGGSIPVVDSGRDVSDETMQAGAGMVPPAQQPQLEENGAVVVMIPDQTGGSQPIESYPIDAQPSSQQGTSSDSSSGAPAGSQNGGLQQDEQLDGPVLALLTVSRDQQSRGDLGGASSSLERAMRIAPREPQVFYRLAQVRLAQGNAAQAEQMAQRGLSFAAGRPPLQAGLWELIAQAREQMGNASGAAEARQRARVNL; translated from the coding sequence ATGATGAAGAAAATGGGCCTGTTGGCCGGCCTGATCGTTTTCCTGGCAGGTTGTGCCGGCGGCGGTGGGTCAATTCCGGTGGTGGATTCCGGGCGTGATGTGTCTGACGAAACCATGCAGGCCGGGGCGGGTATGGTGCCACCTGCGCAGCAGCCTCAGCTGGAAGAAAATGGCGCTGTGGTGGTGATGATTCCTGATCAGACGGGCGGCTCGCAGCCTATCGAGTCCTATCCGATCGACGCGCAGCCATCGTCTCAGCAGGGAACCTCCTCGGACTCCTCTTCCGGGGCTCCGGCCGGCAGCCAGAATGGCGGGTTGCAGCAGGACGAGCAACTCGACGGGCCGGTATTGGCGTTGTTAACCGTATCGCGGGATCAGCAGTCCCGTGGTGATCTTGGCGGTGCTTCTTCAAGTCTCGAGCGAGCCATGCGCATTGCCCCGCGCGAGCCTCAGGTGTTCTATCGCCTGGCGCAGGTGCGTCTTGCTCAGGGTAACGCCGCGCAAGCCGAACAGATGGCGCAACGCGGACTGTCGTTTGCCGCTGGTCGGCCGCCGTTGCAGGCCGGGTTGTGGGAGCTGATTGCTCAGGCCCGTGAGCAAATGGGTAATGCGTCAGGCGCTGCCGAAGCACGGCAACGGGCTCGCGTTAATCTGTGA
- a CDS encoding YqcC family protein, with product MAQALSELERELRALQMWSVEPPDARRLASGEPFCVDTLGFEEWLQWVFVQRMGDLVAQRGLLPGAAQLTPMGEQAFVHLGRRQQPLLLLLARIDQLSRQLT from the coding sequence ATGGCTCAGGCGCTGAGTGAGCTGGAACGCGAGCTTCGCGCATTGCAGATGTGGTCCGTGGAGCCTCCGGACGCACGGCGGCTGGCCAGCGGTGAGCCGTTTTGCGTTGACACTCTGGGCTTTGAAGAATGGCTGCAGTGGGTATTTGTGCAGCGCATGGGCGATTTGGTCGCCCAGCGCGGATTGCTGCCGGGAGCGGCTCAACTTACTCCGATGGGCGAGCAGGCTTTTGTCCATTTGGGGCGTCGCCAGCAACCACTACTGTTGCTACTGGCGCGTATTGATCAGCTGTCGCGCCAGCTCACCTGA
- a CDS encoding DUF4124 domain-containing protein: MYKTLVALTFGLLSSMAVAEQMYRWVDDQGVPQFGQQPPEGKSYQRVDITASPPPGGALREPAPLPSREANPEEEQQSEMQAKADKAAEAKRLEQCTQLQTNLRTLETNPRLSRTNDAGEVERIGEDERQELIEKAKADLESYCKN, from the coding sequence ATGTACAAGACGCTCGTTGCTCTGACTTTTGGCCTGCTTAGCAGCATGGCCGTGGCAGAACAAATGTATCGCTGGGTGGATGATCAGGGCGTACCCCAGTTCGGACAACAGCCACCGGAAGGCAAAAGCTATCAGCGTGTGGATATCACCGCCTCTCCCCCTCCTGGTGGAGCCTTGCGTGAACCGGCACCGCTGCCCTCCCGGGAAGCAAACCCCGAAGAAGAACAGCAGTCCGAGATGCAGGCCAAGGCAGATAAAGCTGCAGAGGCCAAGCGGCTTGAGCAGTGCACGCAGTTACAGACCAATTTGCGCACGCTGGAAACCAACCCGCGGCTCAGCCGCACCAATGACGCTGGCGAAGTGGAAAGAATCGGCGAAGATGAGCGTCAAGAGCTGATCGAAAAAGCCAAGGCGGATCTGGAAAGCTATTGCAAAAACTGA